A region from the Halobacillus mangrovi genome encodes:
- a CDS encoding bifunctional cytochrome P450/NADPH--P450 reductase: MNIHSGFINLLLRGDFKINTQTLPQPKSYGPLGNLPLIDKEKPIQSFMKLARELGPLYQFHFPGRTSNFVSSARFAAEICDETRFDKKLGPALQKVRSFGGDGLFTSGTEEPNWKKAHNILLPSFSQQAMKGYHDKMVDLATQLIQKWARLNPKEEVDVPEDMTRLTLDTIGLCGFNYRFNSFYRETSHPFVQKMVRALDESMNQTQRLGIQDKLMVKSKRQYKEDIDYMFDLVDELIKERKETGDQGEDDLLAHMLKGKDPETGEALGDENIRFQIITFLIAGHETTSGLLSFALYYLLKNPEKLEKAYKEVDEVLGEETPTYKQVKKLKYVRMILNEALRLWPTAPAFSVYAKDNTSLDGVDEVEEGEAFTLLIPELHRDKSVWGEDVETFKPERFEDPSSIPHHAYKPFGNGQRACIGQQFALHEATLVLGMVLQHFELEDHSNYELDVKETLTLKPDGLTMRVKSRKNADFIQMPVHSEKKAVEDNNPKTTMVDAHNTPMLVLYGSNLGTSEGVSRELAEKGRHQGFQVETAPLDDYTGQLPVDGATIIVSASYNGHPPDNAVSFVEWVASTPQEDLKGVQYAVFGCGDRNWANTYQRIPKLIDEGLESRGATRIVTRGEGDANEDFEGDLEKWEEILWDRLAKTFNLKLEESNQQSNHISMEFISGSTHTPVAREHHAFTAVVTKNRELLSMEERSTRHIELQLPAGVMYKEGDHLGVLPQNSDKLVTRVLERFGLNGEDYVVLGEDAGKAAHLPTQQPIELKELLMSYVELQEPATRRQLRELAASNPCPPHKKELEQWLEDNKYKQEVLEKRKTMLEILEEYASCELDFERFLALLPALKPRYYSISSSPRVQQDKVSVTVSVVRGPAWSGKGEFLGIASNYLACRQVASKVACFIRTPQSNFQLPEDSAAPLVLVGPGTGIAPFRGFIQTRRVLKEQGQTLGDAHLYFGCRHPEQDFLYEKELKKAEREGLITLHTAFSRHESCKKTYVQHLMEQDSSRLVDLLNNGGFLYICGDGSKMAPQVTETLIKGYQDIQQTSYEDAVEWLDNLEKEGRFAKDVWAGV, encoded by the coding sequence ATGAATATTCATTCCGGTTTTATTAACTTACTTTTAAGAGGTGATTTTAAGATTAATACACAAACACTTCCTCAACCCAAATCTTATGGTCCTTTAGGAAACCTTCCTTTAATTGATAAAGAAAAACCAATACAGTCCTTTATGAAGCTTGCTCGGGAACTCGGACCACTCTATCAATTCCATTTCCCAGGAAGAACAAGTAATTTCGTGTCGAGCGCAAGATTTGCTGCTGAAATTTGTGATGAAACAAGATTTGATAAAAAGTTGGGCCCTGCGCTTCAAAAAGTCCGTTCATTCGGCGGGGACGGTTTATTCACTAGTGGGACTGAGGAGCCAAATTGGAAGAAAGCCCACAATATTCTTCTTCCAAGCTTCAGTCAACAGGCAATGAAGGGCTATCATGACAAAATGGTCGATCTTGCTACCCAATTAATACAAAAGTGGGCAAGACTTAATCCTAAGGAAGAAGTCGATGTGCCTGAAGATATGACACGCCTGACCTTGGATACGATTGGTTTATGCGGGTTTAATTATCGCTTTAATAGTTTTTATCGAGAGACCTCCCACCCTTTTGTTCAGAAGATGGTGCGTGCGCTTGATGAATCAATGAACCAAACCCAGCGACTTGGTATCCAAGATAAATTGATGGTTAAATCCAAGCGTCAATACAAAGAAGATATTGACTATATGTTTGATTTGGTTGACGAGTTGATTAAAGAAAGGAAAGAGACAGGAGATCAAGGAGAAGACGATTTGCTTGCTCATATGCTGAAAGGAAAGGACCCAGAAACTGGAGAAGCCCTTGGTGATGAAAACATTCGTTTTCAGATCATTACCTTCCTCATTGCAGGTCATGAAACCACGAGTGGGCTTCTGTCGTTTGCTCTCTATTACTTATTGAAGAATCCAGAAAAACTGGAGAAAGCTTATAAAGAAGTAGACGAAGTGCTGGGTGAAGAAACACCGACGTATAAACAGGTAAAGAAATTAAAATATGTACGCATGATTTTGAATGAAGCATTACGGTTATGGCCGACAGCTCCGGCATTTTCCGTGTATGCAAAAGACAATACATCGCTTGATGGTGTGGATGAGGTAGAAGAAGGGGAAGCATTTACGCTCCTTATTCCAGAACTACATCGCGATAAGTCTGTTTGGGGAGAAGATGTAGAAACCTTTAAACCAGAACGGTTTGAGGACCCATCTTCAATCCCTCATCATGCCTATAAACCTTTCGGGAATGGACAGCGTGCCTGTATTGGTCAACAATTCGCCCTGCACGAAGCCACCCTTGTTCTTGGCATGGTATTGCAGCATTTTGAATTAGAGGATCACTCGAACTATGAGCTTGATGTTAAAGAAACATTAACGTTGAAGCCTGATGGATTGACGATGAGAGTGAAGTCCAGAAAAAATGCTGACTTCATTCAGATGCCTGTCCATTCTGAAAAGAAAGCAGTAGAAGATAATAATCCAAAGACCACTATGGTGGATGCCCATAATACTCCAATGCTTGTATTATATGGATCAAACTTAGGAACTTCTGAAGGTGTGAGTCGTGAACTTGCGGAAAAAGGAAGACACCAAGGATTTCAAGTCGAGACAGCTCCCCTGGATGATTATACAGGCCAGCTTCCGGTAGATGGAGCCACGATTATTGTGTCGGCTTCATATAATGGTCACCCGCCGGACAACGCAGTTTCGTTTGTCGAATGGGTAGCATCCACACCACAAGAGGATTTGAAAGGTGTTCAATACGCTGTTTTTGGCTGTGGAGACCGTAATTGGGCGAATACCTACCAAAGGATTCCTAAACTGATTGATGAAGGACTTGAGAGCAGAGGCGCTACGAGAATCGTTACTCGTGGAGAAGGGGATGCTAACGAAGACTTTGAAGGTGATCTTGAAAAGTGGGAAGAAATCCTATGGGATCGATTAGCAAAAACCTTTAACCTTAAGCTTGAAGAATCGAATCAGCAATCCAATCATATATCGATGGAATTTATAAGTGGATCAACCCACACGCCTGTTGCTCGAGAGCATCATGCTTTCACAGCTGTGGTCACAAAAAATAGAGAACTTTTATCTATGGAGGAGCGTAGTACTCGACACATTGAACTGCAGTTGCCTGCTGGTGTCATGTACAAAGAAGGAGATCACCTGGGAGTATTGCCACAAAATAGTGATAAACTCGTTACCCGTGTGCTAGAGCGTTTTGGCTTAAATGGGGAAGACTATGTTGTGCTTGGGGAAGATGCGGGGAAAGCAGCGCACCTGCCTACTCAACAACCTATTGAGCTTAAGGAACTGCTTATGTCTTATGTAGAACTACAAGAACCTGCAACAAGGAGGCAGCTCCGCGAGTTAGCTGCAAGCAACCCTTGTCCACCGCATAAAAAAGAACTGGAACAGTGGCTGGAAGATAATAAGTACAAGCAAGAGGTGCTAGAAAAACGGAAAACGATGCTTGAGATTCTAGAAGAATATGCTTCTTGTGAATTGGATTTTGAGCGTTTCTTAGCATTATTACCAGCATTAAAACCTCGCTATTATTCTATATCCAGTTCGCCACGAGTACAACAGGACAAAGTGAGTGTGACTGTAAGCGTGGTTCGCGGACCTGCATGGAGCGGAAAAGGCGAGTTCCTTGGCATCGCATCCAACTATTTGGCTTGCCGGCAAGTAGCCAGTAAAGTGGCTTGTTTCATCCGAACACCGCAGTCCAACTTCCAGCTCCCTGAAGATTCGGCGGCACCACTGGTCTTAGTGGGACCAGGAACAGGAATCGCACCATTTCGAGGCTTTATCCAAACACGCCGCGTTCTAAAAGAGCAGGGGCAAACGTTAGGTGATGCCCACTTATACTTCGGGTGCCGTCATCCAGAACAGGACTTTTTGTATGAGAAAGAGTTGAAGAAAGCAGAGCGAGAAGGGCTAATCACGCTGCACACCGCTTTCTCACGTCATGAGAGTTGTAAGAAAACGTACGTCCAGCATTTGATGGAGCAAGATTCCTCACGGCTTGTAGATCTTTTAAACAACGGAGGATTTTTGTACATTTGTGGCGATGGAAGTAAAATGGCCCCACAAGTAACCGAGACTTTGATCAAAGGATACCAGGATATTCAGCAAACCTCCTATGAGGATGCTGTGGAATGGTTAGATAACCTTGAAAAAGAAGGTCGGTTCGCTAAAGATGTTTGGGCTGGTGTTTAA
- a CDS encoding TetR/AcrR family transcriptional regulator: MPTTESKREDILHSALNLFAERGFDATTIPMIANDAKVGAGTIYRYFENKEVLVNTLFQHYVQLFTDTLLEDYPLDHSIRDQFHHLFEGMVRFTHEHEHALYFIKTHNAAYFLDETSRERFEKLLSILRDFLDKGKEEHKIRELPSKALIAIIFGGFLELYKLIRAGEIEASEELLAGVEESCWDAVRSHE, encoded by the coding sequence ATGCCTACAACAGAAAGCAAGCGAGAGGACATCCTTCATAGTGCTTTGAACTTGTTTGCAGAGCGAGGGTTTGACGCTACGACCATACCTATGATTGCAAATGACGCGAAGGTCGGAGCTGGGACCATTTATCGCTATTTTGAAAATAAAGAAGTACTTGTCAACACACTTTTTCAACATTATGTACAATTGTTTACAGATACACTACTTGAAGATTACCCACTCGATCACAGCATTCGTGATCAATTTCATCATTTATTTGAGGGAATGGTGCGGTTTACTCATGAACATGAACATGCATTGTATTTCATTAAAACCCATAACGCCGCCTACTTTTTAGATGAAACAAGTCGTGAACGCTTTGAAAAATTACTCTCCATTCTTCGGGATTTTTTAGATAAAGGAAAGGAAGAGCATAAAATTCGTGAACTTCCATCTAAAGCCTTAATCGCTATTATTTTCGGGGGTTTTTTAGAATTATACAAATTGATCCGTGCAGGAGAAATAGAAGCGTCAGAAGAATTACTGGCAGGTGTAGAGGAAAGCTGCTGGGATGCGGTCCGCAGTCACGAATGA
- a CDS encoding sugar porter family MFS transporter, whose amino-acid sequence MTKNLSKGWIFFFGALGGLLYGYDTGVISGALLFINEDIPLSNFLEGLVVSSLLVGAIVGAGMSGYVSDRFGRRRVVFVIALIYIIGALVLAFAPNVSILVLGRVILGLGVGGSTAIVPVYLSEMAPTDSRGALASLNQLMITIGIVLAYFVNYAFTPIEGWRWMLGLASVPAVVLMVGVLFMPESPKWLLKQNREKEARKVMGLTRKQSEIDDEVEQMKKIEAEKESTWDVLRSKWVRPMLIVGSGIAIFQQFIGINAVIYYAPTIFTKAGLGDSASILGTVGIGILNVLMTLVAIATIDKLGRKKLLLIGNVGMVTSLAVLATILFTMQLTTSVAWMTVVFLGLFIIFFSATWGPVVWVMLPELFPTKARGAATGFTTLLLSAANLIVSLFFPILLGAIGTAWVFVIFAAIGVLAFLFVAKYVPETKGRSLEEIERDLRGHAS is encoded by the coding sequence ATGACGAAAAATCTAAGTAAAGGATGGATATTTTTCTTTGGAGCTCTTGGAGGTTTGCTTTATGGGTACGATACGGGAGTAATATCGGGTGCCCTCTTATTTATTAATGAGGATATCCCACTCTCTAACTTCCTTGAAGGGCTAGTTGTCAGCTCTCTGCTTGTAGGCGCCATTGTCGGCGCAGGAATGAGCGGCTATGTATCGGACAGATTTGGAAGAAGGCGTGTCGTATTTGTTATCGCACTAATTTATATTATAGGTGCTCTAGTTCTCGCTTTTGCACCTAACGTATCGATTTTAGTTCTGGGACGCGTGATTTTAGGTTTAGGTGTTGGCGGATCGACTGCAATTGTTCCTGTGTACTTATCCGAAATGGCCCCGACCGATTCAAGGGGTGCCCTCGCTTCTCTCAACCAACTGATGATTACCATCGGAATTGTGCTAGCGTATTTTGTGAATTATGCTTTTACTCCGATCGAGGGATGGCGATGGATGTTAGGTCTAGCATCTGTACCCGCCGTTGTACTTATGGTAGGAGTTCTGTTTATGCCAGAAAGCCCGAAATGGCTGCTGAAGCAAAACCGTGAAAAAGAAGCGAGAAAAGTTATGGGTCTTACAAGGAAACAAAGCGAAATTGACGATGAAGTTGAACAGATGAAAAAAATCGAAGCCGAAAAGGAAAGTACTTGGGATGTCTTACGATCCAAATGGGTCCGCCCGATGCTAATTGTCGGAAGCGGAATTGCCATTTTCCAGCAGTTTATCGGGATCAATGCCGTAATTTACTACGCCCCGACTATATTTACAAAAGCTGGGCTTGGAGACTCTGCCTCCATTTTAGGAACCGTTGGAATAGGAATTCTTAACGTTCTTATGACTCTGGTCGCGATCGCTACGATTGACAAACTGGGACGTAAAAAACTATTGTTAATCGGAAATGTTGGAATGGTGACAAGTCTTGCCGTATTGGCCACCATTTTATTTACGATGCAATTAACAACTAGTGTTGCTTGGATGACAGTCGTTTTCCTCGGTTTGTTTATTATCTTTTTCTCTGCCACCTGGGGACCAGTCGTCTGGGTCATGCTGCCTGAACTGTTCCCAACAAAAGCTAGAGGTGCAGCAACGGGTTTTACGACCTTGCTATTATCTGCAGCTAATTTAATTGTCTCATTATTTTTCCCGATTCTGCTTGGAGCCATCGGTACGGCCTGGGTCTTCGTTATCTTTGCAGCGATTGGTGTGCTTGCCTTCTTATTCGTAGCCAAATATGTCCCTGAGACAAAAGGCAGAAGCCTGGAAGAGATTGAACGTGACTTGCGAGGTCATGCTTCTTAA
- a CDS encoding cupin domain-containing protein: MPVHSIREFQKFDENRMTKQMVFEEEKSKAFVLNFMPGQLLPSHSHPYTQVYLLMLDGTGECKIDDHVYKIEKGDTIHCSKEELLSLENTGTERMSVYVVLAREPKNT, from the coding sequence ATGCCTGTTCATTCAATTAGGGAGTTTCAGAAGTTCGATGAAAACCGTATGACCAAACAAATGGTATTTGAAGAAGAGAAGAGTAAGGCGTTCGTTCTAAATTTTATGCCAGGGCAACTGCTGCCTTCCCATAGCCATCCATACACACAGGTTTATTTATTGATGCTTGATGGAACAGGGGAATGCAAAATTGACGATCATGTATATAAAATAGAAAAAGGAGACACCATCCACTGCAGTAAGGAAGAATTGCTCAGTCTAGAGAACACAGGAACCGAGCGGATGAGTGTATATGTGGTCCTTGCTAGAGAACCTAAAAACACATAA